In Spirochaetota bacterium, the following are encoded in one genomic region:
- a CDS encoding HlyC/CorC family transporter, whose translation MERPGLTAPTEMTQDNPDSSPGEPQNKKTLKTLLARLTGRDSAPPRPGPFDCGSMAQIEDSKREMIRGVMSLSTKVAREIMIPRVNVVAVNVDTTLPRLIKIIDDAGHSRIPVYHDRIDDIAGILYVKNLLRFIGARPRRFELRKILHKPCFVPETMPLDDLLLEFKRRTLHLACVLDEYGGFAGIVTLEDILEEIVGEIKDEFDEDEPPEIKKLGRNSFEVDSHMTISDFNEETGAAFPTEEFDTIGGMVYDLFGKIPKKNETIRHDGVTFRVKSIKGTRINRLIVSLPKP comes from the coding sequence ATGGAGCGCCCGGGCCTGACCGCCCCAACCGAGATGACACAAGACAACCCAGATTCATCGCCGGGAGAGCCGCAGAACAAAAAAACGCTGAAGACCCTGCTGGCCCGGCTGACGGGCAGGGATTCTGCCCCGCCCCGGCCCGGGCCCTTCGACTGCGGCAGCATGGCGCAAATCGAAGATTCGAAGCGGGAAATGATCCGGGGGGTAATGAGCCTCTCCACCAAGGTGGCCCGCGAGATCATGATCCCCCGCGTGAACGTGGTCGCGGTGAACGTCGACACTACCCTTCCCCGGCTGATAAAAATAATCGACGACGCGGGCCACTCCCGTATCCCCGTCTACCATGACCGGATCGACGATATCGCCGGCATCCTGTACGTGAAGAATCTTTTACGATTTATCGGCGCGCGTCCGCGCAGGTTCGAGCTCCGCAAAATTTTGCATAAGCCCTGCTTCGTCCCTGAAACGATGCCCCTGGACGACCTTCTCCTGGAGTTCAAGAGGCGCACCCTGCACCTGGCCTGTGTGCTGGACGAATACGGCGGGTTTGCCGGTATCGTCACCCTCGAGGACATCCTCGAGGAGATCGTGGGCGAGATTAAGGACGAGTTCGACGAGGACGAGCCCCCCGAGATCAAGAAGCTGGGGAGGAACAGCTTCGAGGTCGATTCGCACATGACCATTTCCGATTTCAACGAGGAGACGGGGGCGGCGTTCCCCACGGAAGAATTCGATACGATCGGGGGCATGGTGTACGACCTGTTCGGAAAGATACCCAAGAAAAACGAGACGATCCGGCACGACGGCGTCACCTTCCGGGTAAAATCGATCAAGGGCACGCGGATCAACCGCCTCATCGTAAGCCTCCCCAAGCCCTGA
- the recO gene encoding DNA repair protein RecO — MEIQKATGIVLYSRRSGEADVSARVFTREYGKRLFLFKGLKKSRSRPLSAAEPGTVLDLVYYYHENRELQVVNELRVTSRRESVHADLKKIFHLYYMLELIDRTTGTGDPALPLYNLLAAALDTLSTTARTVSLSAFFTLHLMRLHGILPDFARCGNCGRTDYTRFVLDFTRFLPMCDSCARGRGAGRRLLSAPLKEYLMRAPSTRFGEMPEDAPPEDEIADLLFFLALFIENYFHTELKSKAMLFSGRERA; from the coding sequence ATGGAGATACAGAAAGCGACCGGCATCGTGCTGTATTCCCGGCGCTCCGGTGAGGCCGACGTGTCCGCGCGCGTGTTCACCCGCGAGTACGGCAAGCGATTATTCCTGTTCAAGGGGCTCAAGAAGAGCCGCTCGCGCCCCTTGAGCGCGGCGGAGCCGGGCACCGTGCTCGATCTGGTCTACTATTATCACGAAAACCGCGAGCTGCAGGTGGTGAACGAGCTCAGGGTAACCTCCCGGCGGGAGTCGGTTCACGCGGATTTAAAGAAGATCTTCCATCTCTACTACATGCTCGAACTCATCGACAGGACCACGGGAACCGGCGATCCCGCCCTCCCGCTCTACAACCTTCTCGCCGCGGCCCTGGATACGCTTTCGACGACCGCCAGGACCGTAAGCCTCTCGGCGTTTTTCACGCTGCATCTCATGAGGCTGCACGGCATCCTTCCCGATTTCGCGCGGTGCGGCAATTGCGGCAGGACGGACTACACGCGCTTCGTGCTCGATTTCACGCGCTTCCTGCCCATGTGCGATTCCTGCGCACGGGGGCGCGGCGCCGGCAGGAGGCTTTTATCGGCCCCCCTGAAGGAATACCTTATGCGCGCGCCCTCGACACGGTTCGGTGAAATGCCCGAGGACGCACCGCCCGAGGATGAGATCGCGGATTTATTATTCTTTCTCGCGCTGTTTATCGAAAACTATTTCCACACGGAGCTGAAATCCAAGGCCATGCTGTTCTCCGGCCGCGAACGGGCATAG
- a CDS encoding trypsin-like serine protease, with protein sequence MNDTRLIYGQPRDTGSFPDAAGPSGEALRGGSDADLLDAYSRTVISVVDAVSPAVVSIAVSATPRGADAPPDGTGSGFLFAPDGYLLTNSHVVQGAHALYVRFMDGSVFEAELTGVDTATDLAVLHVPASGLPYAEIGDSRALRAGQLIVAIGNPLGFDSTVSAGVVSALGRALRSQDGRLIENIIQHTAPLNPGNSGGPLVNSRAQVMGINTAIIMSAQGIGFAVPSSTASYVVSQLLAHGKVKRGYLGISGAARPLDRRLVLHYKLETARAVEVVTVDPGGPASRAGVVRGDIIVGMGGRGIESVDDMHRFLTEWPVQAPADLALLRGKDLVHLTIIPSER encoded by the coding sequence ATGAACGATACAAGACTCATCTACGGTCAACCACGCGACACGGGCTCGTTTCCCGACGCCGCCGGTCCGTCCGGAGAGGCGCTCCGCGGCGGCAGTGACGCCGACCTGCTCGACGCGTATTCCCGCACCGTCATCTCGGTAGTCGACGCGGTCTCGCCCGCCGTGGTGAGCATCGCCGTGAGCGCGACCCCGCGCGGCGCCGATGCGCCCCCGGACGGCACCGGTTCGGGCTTCCTCTTCGCGCCGGACGGCTACCTGCTTACGAACAGCCACGTGGTGCAGGGCGCGCATGCGCTCTATGTGCGCTTCATGGACGGGAGCGTCTTCGAGGCCGAGCTCACCGGCGTCGACACCGCCACCGACCTCGCGGTGCTTCACGTGCCCGCCTCCGGGCTGCCGTACGCGGAGATCGGGGACTCGCGCGCGCTCAGGGCCGGACAGCTTATCGTGGCGATAGGCAATCCCCTGGGCTTCGATTCCACGGTCTCGGCCGGGGTCGTGAGCGCGCTCGGGAGGGCGCTCCGGAGCCAGGACGGCCGTCTCATCGAGAATATCATCCAGCATACGGCGCCCCTGAACCCGGGCAATTCCGGGGGCCCCCTGGTGAACTCGCGCGCGCAGGTGATGGGGATCAACACGGCGATCATCATGAGCGCACAGGGGATAGGCTTCGCCGTTCCCTCGAGCACGGCGAGCTACGTTGTGTCGCAGCTCCTCGCGCACGGAAAGGTGAAGCGGGGCTACCTGGGAATCTCGGGGGCCGCACGCCCGCTTGATCGCCGTCTTGTCCTGCATTACAAGCTGGAAACCGCGCGCGCGGTCGAGGTCGTTACGGTCGATCCGGGCGGTCCCGCCTCCAGGGCGGGGGTCGTGCGCGGCGACATCATCGTCGGCATGGGCGGACGGGGAATCGAAAGCGTCGACGACATGCATCGTTTCCTTACGGAATGGCCGGTGCAAGCCCCCGCCGACCTCGCGCTGCTGCGCGGGAAGGACCTGGTGCATCTGACAATAATCCCCTCGGAACGCTGA
- a CDS encoding adenylosuccinate lyase: MIDRYSRKEISDIWTLENKFRIWLDIEIAACEAHAEKGLIPREDLAVIKEKAAFRVERILEIEDQVHHDVIAFLTAVGENIGPASRYVHYGLTSSDIVDTALSIQMRQSGTILLRGVNALMAALKAKALAYKHTPCMGRSHGVHAEPTTFGMKMALYFKEFERDRERLERAIENISFGKLSGAVGTFSNIDPALEAVVCAKLGLKADPISTQVIQRDRHAEFMAALAITAGTLDQLATEIRHLQRTEVREVEEPFQKGQKGSSAMPHKRNPILAERVSGLSRVIKANMNVALDNMTLWHERDISHSSAERVILPDSIIALDYILHRMIFIIENLHVYEDSMIENIGRTGGLYFSQALLLALVEKGLSREDAYALVQGIAMRVWKREGTLMELARKEPAIAGKIPGAEMDALFDMSAYLKNIDFVFRKAGLD; this comes from the coding sequence ATGATAGACCGGTATTCGCGGAAAGAGATTTCCGACATTTGGACGCTCGAGAACAAGTTCAGGATCTGGCTCGATATCGAGATCGCGGCCTGCGAGGCGCACGCGGAGAAGGGGCTTATCCCCCGCGAGGACCTCGCCGTCATCAAGGAAAAGGCGGCGTTCAGGGTCGAGCGCATCCTGGAGATCGAGGACCAGGTCCATCATGACGTGATCGCGTTCCTGACCGCGGTGGGCGAGAATATCGGCCCGGCGAGCCGTTATGTGCACTACGGCCTCACGTCGAGCGATATCGTCGACACCGCACTTTCCATCCAGATGCGCCAGTCCGGGACGATACTCCTGCGGGGGGTAAACGCGCTCATGGCCGCGCTCAAGGCGAAGGCCCTCGCCTACAAGCATACGCCCTGCATGGGACGCTCGCACGGGGTGCACGCCGAGCCCACCACCTTCGGCATGAAGATGGCGCTCTACTTTAAGGAATTCGAGCGCGACCGGGAGCGCCTGGAGCGCGCGATCGAAAACATATCGTTTGGAAAACTCTCCGGCGCCGTGGGGACGTTCAGCAATATCGACCCCGCCCTCGAGGCGGTCGTGTGCGCGAAGCTGGGACTCAAGGCCGATCCCATCTCGACGCAGGTGATCCAGCGCGACCGGCACGCCGAGTTCATGGCGGCGCTCGCCATCACCGCGGGGACGCTCGACCAGCTCGCCACCGAGATTCGCCACCTCCAGCGCACCGAGGTGCGCGAGGTCGAGGAGCCGTTCCAGAAAGGGCAGAAGGGATCGTCCGCCATGCCGCACAAGCGCAACCCGATACTCGCCGAGCGCGTGAGCGGGCTCTCGCGTGTGATCAAGGCGAACATGAACGTCGCGCTGGACAACATGACCCTGTGGCACGAGCGGGACATATCGCACTCGTCGGCGGAGCGCGTGATCCTGCCGGATTCCATAATCGCCCTGGATTACATCCTGCACCGCATGATCTTCATCATAGAAAACCTCCACGTCTACGAGGACTCCATGATCGAGAATATCGGGCGCACGGGCGGGCTCTACTTCTCGCAGGCGCTGCTCCTCGCGCTGGTCGAGAAGGGGCTTTCCCGCGAGGATGCGTACGCCCTGGTGCAGGGAATCGCGATGCGCGTGTGGAAGCGCGAGGGTACCCTTATGGAACTCGCGCGTAAGGAGCCCGCAATCGCCGGGAAGATTCCGGGCGCGGAGATGGACGCGCTCTTCGACATGAGCGCGTACCTGAAAAATATCGATTTCGTGTTCCGGAAGGCCGGGCTTGATTGA
- a CDS encoding PaaI family thioesterase, which translates to MDVGIVLKGCGPGWCETTLALQPRHLQQDAVVHAGVLGTMADHTAGGAGMTLMGAQEYVLTVEYKINLLRPATGSALFCRAEVLKPGSAVTVCESMVYAGSDAGGKLVAKATVTLAVMKKTG; encoded by the coding sequence ATGGATGTGGGCATAGTTCTGAAAGGCTGCGGGCCCGGCTGGTGCGAGACGACCCTCGCGCTCCAGCCGCGCCACCTGCAACAGGACGCCGTCGTGCACGCGGGGGTGCTGGGCACCATGGCCGACCATACCGCGGGCGGGGCGGGCATGACCCTCATGGGAGCCCAGGAGTACGTCCTCACGGTCGAATACAAGATCAACCTTCTCCGGCCCGCCACGGGAAGCGCGCTCTTCTGCCGCGCGGAGGTGCTTAAACCGGGAAGCGCCGTTACCGTGTGCGAGAGCATGGTCTACGCGGGAAGCGATGCCGGGGGAAAGCTCGTCGCCAAGGCGACCGTCACGCTCGCGGTGATGAAGAAGACTGGTTAA
- a CDS encoding MBL fold metallo-hydrolase: MLETSTYEDVIQVRMGREVEGKVLYWVSAYLVDGLLIDTGCEWTKGEFMEFIRNERVETIVNTHFHEDHIGANALVAQHFGVPIYAHRESIPFIKGGQELRPYQEFVWGVPELSDPAELPAELRTPAHTFEVIDTPGHSLGHVALVDRARGWCFSGDIFAREKPKFIRPEEDMRATVDSMRKILSALPDGLVLFTSVGKIVTDGRRALGECIGYLEEYSGKAKHLQDGGADIPSIMNTLFGGEHPFAELTGGHYRTENLVRSLLEM; encoded by the coding sequence ATGCTGGAAACAAGCACCTACGAAGACGTCATCCAGGTCCGCATGGGGCGCGAGGTGGAGGGAAAGGTCCTTTACTGGGTTTCCGCGTACCTGGTGGACGGGCTCCTCATCGACACCGGCTGTGAATGGACGAAAGGCGAATTCATGGAATTCATCCGGAACGAGCGCGTGGAAACGATCGTGAACACCCACTTTCACGAGGATCATATCGGCGCGAACGCGCTCGTCGCACAGCATTTCGGGGTGCCGATATACGCGCACCGCGAATCGATTCCCTTCATAAAGGGGGGCCAGGAGCTCCGTCCCTACCAGGAATTCGTATGGGGGGTCCCGGAGCTATCGGACCCGGCCGAACTTCCCGCGGAGCTGCGCACGCCCGCGCATACCTTCGAGGTTATCGACACCCCCGGCCACAGCCTGGGGCACGTCGCGCTCGTCGATCGCGCGCGGGGCTGGTGTTTTTCCGGCGATATTTTCGCGCGCGAGAAACCCAAGTTCATCCGCCCCGAGGAGGACATGCGCGCGACGGTCGATTCGATGAGAAAAATTTTATCGGCGCTCCCGGACGGGCTTGTCCTCTTCACCTCCGTGGGCAAGATCGTCACGGACGGGCGCCGTGCGCTCGGGGAGTGTATCGGCTACCTGGAGGAGTACTCGGGAAAGGCGAAGCATCTTCAAGACGGGGGGGCCGATATTCCCTCCATAATGAATACGCTTTTCGGCGGGGAGCACCCCTTCGCGGAGCTCACCGGCGGACATTACCGGACGGAGAACCTGGTACGCTCGCTGCTCGAGATGTGA
- a CDS encoding MarR family transcriptional regulator, whose product MKVKPTNFLYTLSRIRQKAYAFLEEEMAHEGLEGVAPSYGDVLYIVERKGPMPMKEISRYTYKDKSTITGIVQRLTEHGYFTRVQDPSDGRVSLIAVTDKMKAARPAVGRVSGNLHKKLYAALSDGERETLFALLEKMNDSL is encoded by the coding sequence ATGAAGGTGAAACCGACCAACTTTCTCTATACCCTGAGCCGCATTCGCCAGAAGGCCTACGCCTTTCTGGAGGAAGAAATGGCGCACGAGGGCCTTGAAGGGGTGGCCCCCTCCTACGGAGACGTGCTCTACATCGTCGAGCGCAAGGGGCCCATGCCCATGAAGGAAATCTCGCGCTATACCTACAAGGACAAGTCCACGATCACCGGGATCGTGCAGCGCCTCACGGAGCACGGCTATTTCACGCGCGTGCAGGACCCGTCCGACGGCAGGGTCTCGCTCATCGCGGTCACGGACAAGATGAAGGCCGCCAGGCCCGCGGTCGGGAGGGTCTCGGGAAACCTCCATAAGAAGCTCTATGCCGCGCTCTCGGACGGCGAGCGGGAAACGCTTTTCGCGCTCCTGGAAAAGATGAACGACAGCCTGTAA
- a CDS encoding CoA transferase, with translation MNAHLSGLKILDFSYLLPGPYGTLMLADMGADIIKIENPANPDMTRLLDCPVDGVSAAYLYLNRGKRSLSLDLKKPGARDVVLRLLREYDIVVEQFRPGVMDRFGLGYEALRAIQPRLIYCSVTGYGQTGSYRDRPGHDINYLALSGSESYAGRAGAGPVPGSLQVADICAGSKNLAIGLLASVIRRMNTGEGEHVDISIADGSFALAALQAGALVDGCAPRPESEPLNGGSLYDFYRTADERYLSAGMLEPRFRANFLAALGVPEVEFSSMSADALAAQKRAVARVIASMPLAHWEKLFAGIEACVEPVRTLTEAADNPPFCEREMTVEVPTVEGTPVRQFGNPLKFSSGTGTASFAGAPMGHHNAEILRGAGYSDAEIEALGKSGILG, from the coding sequence ATGAACGCACACCTGAGCGGACTCAAGATTCTCGATTTCTCCTACCTGCTCCCGGGCCCGTACGGCACCCTCATGCTCGCGGACATGGGGGCCGATATCATCAAGATCGAGAACCCGGCCAATCCCGACATGACGCGGCTCCTGGACTGTCCCGTGGACGGGGTGTCCGCGGCGTACCTCTACCTCAACCGCGGGAAGCGCTCCCTCTCGCTCGATCTGAAAAAGCCCGGGGCACGCGACGTGGTGCTGCGCCTCCTCCGCGAGTACGATATCGTGGTCGAGCAGTTCCGCCCCGGCGTTATGGACCGATTCGGCCTCGGGTACGAGGCGCTCAGGGCGATCCAGCCGCGCCTCATCTACTGCTCGGTCACCGGATACGGGCAGACGGGGAGCTACCGCGACCGGCCGGGCCACGACATCAACTACCTCGCGCTTTCCGGAAGCGAGTCCTACGCGGGACGCGCGGGCGCGGGTCCCGTTCCGGGCTCTCTCCAGGTCGCCGATATATGCGCGGGCTCAAAGAACCTCGCGATCGGGCTCCTCGCGTCCGTTATACGCCGCATGAACACGGGCGAGGGAGAGCATGTCGACATTTCCATCGCGGACGGAAGCTTCGCGCTGGCCGCACTCCAGGCGGGCGCGCTCGTGGACGGCTGCGCGCCGCGTCCCGAGTCCGAGCCCCTGAACGGCGGCTCCCTCTACGATTTCTACCGCACCGCCGACGAGCGCTACCTCTCCGCGGGGATGCTCGAACCCAGGTTCCGCGCGAACTTCCTGGCGGCCCTGGGCGTTCCCGAGGTGGAATTCTCGTCCATGAGCGCGGATGCGCTCGCGGCGCAGAAACGCGCGGTCGCCCGCGTGATCGCCTCCATGCCGCTCGCGCACTGGGAAAAGCTTTTCGCCGGAATCGAGGCCTGTGTCGAGCCGGTGCGCACCCTCACGGAGGCCGCCGATAATCCCCCCTTCTGCGAGCGGGAGATGACGGTGGAGGTGCCCACGGTGGAGGGAACGCCGGTGCGACAGTTCGGCAATCCCCTCAAGTTTTCCTCGGGGACCGGGACGGCATCGTTCGCCGGTGCGCCCATGGGCCACCACAACGCCGAGATACTGCGCGGCGCGGGATACTCCGACGCGGAGATTGAGGCGCTCGGGAAATCGGGGATACTGGGTTGA
- the miaB gene encoding tRNA (N6-isopentenyl adenosine(37)-C2)-methylthiotransferase MiaB: MTPRTYFIETFGCQMNKGDSEFMAASLEREGFLPAPSEDEAGVVIFNTCSVRSHAEDRALARIREAKAHAGRGRVVAVAGCMAQRIGEEMIAQGAADLAMGPYRSLDAGKIISEFLIDRGRALHLTQERSLLASRVDTECVTRDILPWHKWVTITHGCENFCAYCIVPYVRGPLVSFESGEIIRSIERAAGNGVIEITLLGQNVNQYGQDSGDVPFHELLSRAAAVPGIARVNFLTSHPKDFTPDIARVIAAHGNISRAIHLPLQSGSDRVLALMNRGYDMGHYLRVVDSIASVLPDYALSTDLIAGFPGETADDFQGTLSAMERIRFDEAFMYAYSPREGTAAFSLPESLTRAEKLERLRSIIDAQREISRSRLAAREGRTERVIVESISKKSADEVMGRTFLNHPMVLPGAKDDIGRVLDVVVRGLRGSTLYGERVA, encoded by the coding sequence TTGACACCGCGCACCTACTTCATCGAGACCTTTGGCTGCCAGATGAACAAGGGCGATTCGGAGTTCATGGCCGCGTCCCTGGAGCGCGAGGGCTTCCTTCCCGCTCCCTCCGAGGACGAGGCCGGGGTCGTCATATTCAACACCTGCTCCGTCCGCAGCCATGCCGAGGACCGGGCCCTCGCGCGCATCCGCGAGGCGAAGGCGCACGCGGGACGCGGGCGCGTGGTCGCCGTCGCCGGATGCATGGCGCAGAGGATCGGCGAAGAGATGATCGCGCAGGGGGCTGCCGACCTCGCCATGGGGCCCTACCGGTCCCTCGATGCCGGGAAGATTATCAGCGAATTCCTGATCGACCGGGGGCGGGCGCTCCACCTCACCCAGGAGCGCTCCCTGCTTGCGAGCCGCGTGGATACCGAATGCGTTACGCGCGACATCCTTCCCTGGCACAAGTGGGTGACCATCACGCACGGCTGCGAAAACTTCTGCGCGTACTGCATCGTGCCTTACGTGCGCGGACCGCTCGTCTCCTTCGAGTCCGGCGAGATCATCCGTTCGATCGAGCGCGCCGCGGGGAACGGCGTCATCGAGATCACGCTCCTGGGCCAGAACGTGAACCAGTACGGGCAGGACAGCGGGGACGTCCCCTTCCACGAGCTCCTCTCGCGCGCCGCGGCGGTTCCTGGAATCGCGCGGGTCAATTTTTTGACTTCGCACCCGAAAGACTTCACCCCTGATATCGCGCGCGTAATCGCGGCACACGGAAACATATCGCGCGCGATCCATCTTCCGCTCCAGAGCGGATCCGACCGGGTGCTCGCCCTCATGAACAGGGGGTACGACATGGGGCATTACCTGCGCGTCGTGGATTCGATCGCGTCGGTCCTCCCGGACTACGCGCTCTCCACCGACCTCATTGCGGGTTTCCCCGGCGAGACTGCGGACGATTTCCAGGGGACGCTTTCCGCCATGGAACGCATCCGCTTCGACGAGGCGTTCATGTACGCCTACTCGCCCCGTGAGGGGACCGCCGCGTTCTCCCTGCCCGAGTCCCTCACCCGGGCCGAAAAGCTCGAGCGGCTGAGAAGCATTATCGACGCCCAGAGGGAGATATCGCGCTCCAGGCTCGCGGCGCGCGAAGGAAGGACCGAGCGCGTGATCGTCGAATCCATCAGCAAAAAATCCGCGGACGAGGTCATGGGACGCACCTTCCTGAATCATCCGATGGTGCTCCCCGGCGCGAAGGACGACATCGGACGGGTGCTGGACGTCGTCGTGCGCGGGCTCAGGGGCTCCACGCTCTATGGTGAGCGCGTTGCATAG
- the mutS gene encoding DNA mismatch repair protein MutS, producing the protein MENKRNDPTLTPLMRQYLDIKKKHPNEILFFRLGDFYEMFFEDARVASKALDIVLTSRQNDIPMCGIPYHASESYIARLIKAGHRVAICEQMEATPSSGTVVRRDVVRVITPGTVIEQNLLAGDDNNFLASIVLLEKEIGLAFVDVSTGDFFLSAIPRSLDLYRGEIARFAPREAILHGRGAEEDEPFAAHVRARNIPVNRINDWLYDIDYMTGTITQAYALASVKGLGITGGAEILAAGSILEYLKDTHRRAFDHLKLPQRIVSSDRMILDEATIAHLELIVNAQDGTKHRTLFALLNRARTPMGRRALERALLQPLLLTADIERRLDIVQYFFEYHGLLDDVRAALSGVMDIERVLTRIAAGRVNPRDLLAIARSARSADAVRDVLSPQPHELVAALAAGIPPLGELAARIEATIEDEPALSPEHGRVVRKGYSPELDRLYELKKDARTWVIEYQEEQKRELGIPTLRVKYNRVLGYYIEVSKGQAVKVPSEYLRKQTLVGAERYTTETLQKFEEDILSSSEKIKELEEGEIRVLTEEIVSARSALQAAASAVAEIDLFASLAASAIEHRFTRPRFNEDGITDIREGRHPVVERYYTQEVFIPNDLALNAHGSHILLLTGPNMSGKSTYIRMAAVIQLMAQIGSFVPAASADLTPVDRIFTRIGSSDNISRGESTFLVEMNETAVILNNATPRSLIIMDEVGRGTSTFDGLSIAWAVLEYILRYIKAKTLFATHYHELTKLGEKPGVANYNVLVREHLGAVEFLHKVGPGTADKSYGIHVARLAGIPREITARAAKILERLEKSGRAKGADEQDDASEQLEMFNAANHLVIRAIQAIDLDSITPLDAINELNRLKKLIT; encoded by the coding sequence ATGGAGAATAAACGGAACGACCCCACGCTCACGCCGCTCATGCGGCAATACCTCGACATAAAGAAGAAGCACCCGAACGAAATCCTTTTTTTCAGGCTGGGTGATTTCTACGAGATGTTTTTCGAGGACGCGCGCGTCGCCTCGAAGGCGCTAGACATCGTCCTCACCTCGCGGCAGAACGACATCCCCATGTGCGGCATCCCCTACCACGCGTCCGAAAGCTATATCGCGCGTCTCATCAAGGCGGGGCACCGCGTGGCGATCTGCGAGCAGATGGAGGCGACGCCCTCGAGCGGGACGGTAGTCAGGCGCGACGTGGTGCGCGTCATCACCCCCGGCACCGTGATCGAGCAGAACCTCCTGGCGGGCGACGACAACAATTTCCTCGCGTCCATCGTGCTCCTGGAAAAAGAGATCGGCCTCGCATTCGTGGACGTCTCCACCGGCGATTTCTTCCTGTCCGCCATCCCGCGCTCGCTCGACCTGTACCGCGGCGAGATCGCGCGCTTCGCCCCGCGCGAGGCGATCCTGCACGGGCGCGGCGCGGAGGAGGACGAGCCCTTCGCGGCGCACGTCAGGGCGCGCAACATCCCCGTCAACCGCATCAACGACTGGTTGTACGATATCGACTACATGACCGGCACCATCACGCAGGCCTACGCGCTTGCCTCCGTCAAGGGGCTGGGAATAACGGGGGGCGCCGAGATACTGGCAGCCGGTTCGATCCTGGAATACTTAAAAGACACCCACCGGCGCGCCTTCGACCACCTGAAGCTTCCCCAGCGCATCGTGTCCTCCGACCGGATGATACTCGACGAGGCGACCATCGCGCACCTGGAGCTCATCGTGAACGCGCAGGACGGGACGAAGCACCGCACCCTGTTCGCGCTCCTGAACCGCGCCCGTACCCCCATGGGCAGGCGCGCCCTGGAGCGCGCGCTCCTGCAGCCCCTGCTCCTCACCGCGGACATCGAGCGCCGCCTGGACATCGTGCAGTACTTTTTCGAATACCACGGGCTTCTCGATGACGTGCGCGCGGCGCTTTCGGGCGTCATGGACATCGAGCGCGTCCTGACCCGCATCGCGGCAGGACGCGTGAACCCGCGCGACCTCCTGGCGATCGCGCGCTCCGCGCGCTCCGCGGACGCCGTGCGGGACGTGCTCTCGCCGCAGCCGCACGAGCTCGTCGCCGCCCTGGCCGCGGGCATTCCCCCCCTGGGCGAACTCGCCGCGCGGATCGAGGCGACGATCGAGGACGAGCCGGCGCTGTCCCCCGAGCACGGGCGCGTTGTGCGCAAGGGTTACAGTCCCGAGCTCGACCGCCTGTACGAGCTCAAGAAGGACGCGCGGACCTGGGTTATCGAGTACCAGGAGGAACAGAAGCGGGAGCTTGGCATCCCCACGCTCAGGGTGAAGTACAACAGGGTGCTGGGCTACTACATCGAGGTGAGCAAGGGTCAGGCCGTGAAGGTCCCGTCCGAGTACCTTCGCAAGCAGACCCTCGTGGGCGCCGAGCGCTACACCACCGAAACGCTTCAAAAGTTCGAGGAAGATATACTCTCTTCGTCCGAGAAAATCAAGGAGCTCGAGGAGGGGGAAATCCGCGTCCTCACGGAGGAGATTGTATCGGCGCGCAGCGCGCTCCAGGCCGCCGCCTCCGCCGTCGCCGAGATCGACCTGTTCGCGTCGCTTGCCGCGAGCGCGATCGAGCACCGGTTCACGCGCCCGCGCTTCAACGAAGACGGCATCACCGACATACGCGAGGGACGCCATCCCGTGGTCGAGCGCTATTATACCCAGGAGGTCTTTATCCCGAACGACCTTGCGCTCAACGCGCACGGAAGCCACATCCTTCTCCTCACCGGGCCCAACATGTCCGGGAAGTCCACCTACATCCGCATGGCCGCGGTGATCCAGCTCATGGCGCAGATAGGCTCCTTCGTCCCCGCCGCCTCCGCCGATCTCACGCCCGTGGACCGCATCTTCACGCGCATAGGCTCATCGGACAATATCTCGCGCGGCGAGTCCACCTTCCTCGTGGAAATGAACGAGACCGCCGTGATCCTGAACAACGCGACGCCGCGCAGCCTCATCATCATGGACGAGGTGGGCCGGGGCACCAGCACCTTTGACGGACTCTCGATCGCGTGGGCGGTGCTTGAGTACATTTTAAGGTACATCAAGGCGAAGACGCTCTTCGCCACGCACTACCACGAGCTCACGAAGCTGGGCGAGAAGCCGGGCGTCGCGAATTACAACGTGCTGGTACGCGAGCACCTGGGCGCCGTCGAGTTTCTGCATAAAGTGGGACCGGGCACGGCGGACAAGTCCTACGGTATACACGTGGCAAGGCTCGCGGGAATCCCCCGCGAGATCACCGCGCGCGCTGCGAAGATACTGGAGCGCCTCGAAAAATCCGGAAGGGCGAAGGGCGCCGACGAACAGGACGACGCCTCGGAACAGCTCGAGATGTTCAACGCCGCGAACCACCTTGTCATTCGGGCCATCCAGGCGATCGACCTGGATTCGATCACCCCGCTCGATGCCATCAACGAGCTGAACAGGCTGAAGAAACTGATCACCTGA